A DNA window from Patagioenas fasciata isolate bPatFas1 chromosome 1, bPatFas1.hap1, whole genome shotgun sequence contains the following coding sequences:
- the ZBTB21 gene encoding zinc finger and BTB domain-containing protein 21, with amino-acid sequence MEGLLHYINPAHAISLLSALNEERLKGQLCDVVLIVGDQKFRAHKNILAASSEYFQTLFTNKENESQSVFQLDFCEPDAFDNVLNYIYSSSLFIEKGSLAAVQELGYSLGISFLTNIVSKSPQAPFPACPIKKILYQDEDESSSQKRSVIVCQNRVEAQAKSINQTQHDLSHNSKPSPSVAVKTSSRPQVAKPTETLHSLSLTERRWLKESPVSYTKVHETSGTVEDQSRGGLVKRNTVLPQMPLAEKELASDEPGSSGQLLRGKATEMSLKRLRPPVLSLHGASESTFLLREAGKATGQGEDRNLLYYSKLGLVIPSSGSGPENQSIDRSGPLVKSLLRRSLSMDSQVPIYSTSVDLKPSQVSSSSSPGTNDSQKAFNVVSQKSSLKESTEKLVLDEKPQLIHPHRLRSFSASQSTDREVASPLTEVRIKTEPSSPLSDPAEIIRVTVGDASASTNKDFPFKTEDDPKESSRLPAKRRFQADRRLPFKKLKVDEHGSPGSEDNFEEGSSPTHLDADFPDSDVSKDEYSEMEEARPNKKFKCKHCLKIFRSTAGLHRHVNMYHNPEKPYACDICHKRFHTNFKVWTHCQTQHGIVKNPSPASSSHAVLDEKFQRKLIDIVREREIKKALIVKLRRGKQGFQGQTASQAQQVIKRNLRSRTKGAYICTYCGKAYRFLSQFKQHIKMHPGEKPIGGNKGPKQKDHIHMESPIENKEVYQCRLCNAKLSSLIEQGNHEQLCRNATLCPYCSLRFTSPELRHEHESKCEYKKLTCLECMRTFKSSFSIWRHQVEVHNQNTMAPSENFSLPILDHNGEVTSSSRLPPPSESNKMNNFVAAKEDGVFSDSSEQINFDSEDSSCLPEDLSVSKQFKIKIKEEPADDIEDEVTEASREPKEVVSNKDAGLWPCEKCGKIFTVRKQLERHQELLCSVKPFICHVCNKAFRTNFRLWSHFQSHMSQAAEESANKEPEICPTANSPSPPPLPPPPPLPKIQPLEPDSPTGLSESSTTTEKLFVPQESDTLFYHAPPLSAITFKRQYMCKLCHRTFKTAFSLWSHEQTHN; translated from the coding sequence ATGGAGGGGCTCTTGCATTACATAAATCCAGCACACGCCATTTCACTTCTAAGTGCACTGAATGAGGAGCGTCTAAAGGGACAGCTGTGTGATGTTGTTCTTATAGTAGGAGATCAGAAATTTCGAGCTCATAAAAACATTCTGGCTGCCAGCAGTGAATACTTCCAGACTCTGTTCACGAATAAGGAGAATGAGTCTCAGTCAGTGTTTCAACTTGACTTTTGTGAACCAGATGCTTTTGATAATGTGTTAAACTACATTTATTCTTCATCCTTGTTCATTGAGAAAGGCAGTCTTGCAGCTGTGCAAGAACTGGGTTACAGTCTTGGAATATCCTTTCTTACAAACATTGTTTCTAAGAGTCCTCAAGCTCCTTTTCCAGCTTGCCCTATTAAGAAAATACTATATCAAGATGAAGATGAAAGTAGTTCTCAGAAGAGAAGTGTCATTGTCTGTCAGAACAGAGTTGAAGCACAAGCGAAAAGTATAAATCAGACACAACATGATTTAAGCCATAATTCTAAACCTTCCCCCTCTGTTGCTGTCAAAACTAGCAGTAGACCACAAGTAGCAAAACCAACTGAAACCCTTCACAGTTTATCACTGACTGAAAGGAGGTGGCTGAAAGAAAGCCCTGTGAGCTATACTAAGGTTCATGAAACTTCTGGAACTGTGGAGGATCAGAGCAGAGGTGGTTTAGTGAAAAGGAACACAGTACTGCCCCAAATGCCTTTAGCAGAGAAAGAACTTGCAAGTGATGAACCAGGAAGCAGTGGTCAGCTTCTACGAGGAAAGGCCACAGAGATGTCGTTAAAAAGACTGCGTCCACCAGTCTTGTCTCTCCATGGTGCATCAGAATCTACGTTTTTGTTGCGAGAGGCAGGAAAAGCAACTGGTCAAGGTGAAGACAGGAATTTGCTATACTACTCGAAGTTAGGGCTAGTAATCCCATCTAGTGGATCTGGTCCAGAAAACCAAAGTATTGACAGAAGTGGGCCACTTGTAAAAAGTCTCCTTCGAAGGTCGCTGTCCATGGACAGCCAGGTTCCTATTTACTCAACTTCTGTTGACCTAAAACCATCACAGGTATCATCGTCCTCCTCACCGGGAACTAATGATTCCCAGAAGGCATTCAATGTTGTATCTCAAAAGTCATCCTTGAAAGAGTCAACAGAGAAGTTAGTCTTAGATGAAAAACCACAGCTAATACACCCACATCGCCTTAGGTCTTTCAGTGCCTCTCAGTCAACTGATAGAGAGGTTGCTTCCCCTCTCACAGAGGTGCGAATAAAAACTGAACCCAGCAGTCCACTTTCAGATCCTGCTGAAATAATAAGAGTTACAGTGGGTGATGCTTCAGCATCAACAAATaaagattttccttttaaaactgaGGATGATCCTAAGGAATCAAGTAGACTTCCAGCAAAAAGGAGATTTCAAGCTGATAGAAGACTGCCGTTTAAGAAACTGAAGGTGGATGAGCATGGTTCTCCTGGGTCAGAAGACAATTTTGAGGAAGGCTCAAGCCCTACACACCTTGATGCTGATTTTCCTGATTCTGATGTCAGTAAGGATGAATACAGTGAGATGGAAGAAGCAAGaccaaataaaaaatttaaatgtAAGCACTGCCTTAAAATTTTCAGATCAACAGCAGGTCTTCATCGTCATGTTAACATGTATCATAATCCAGAGAAGCCGTATGCTTGTGACATATGCCACAAGAGATTTCACACAAATTTCAAAGTGTGGACACACTGCCAGACACAACATGGAATTGTGAAgaatccctcaccagcttccagtTCGCACGCTGTTTTGGATGAAAAATTTCAAAGAAAACTGATTGATatagtgagagagagagaaattaaaaaagcTCTAATCGTTAAACTAAGACGTGGTAAACAAGGTTTTCAGGGACAGACTGCTTCACAAGCACAACAGGTCATCAAAAGGAATTTAAGATCTAGAACCAAAGGAGCCTATATTTGTACCTACTGCGGGAAGGCTTATCGTTTCCTCTCGCAATTTAAACAACACATAAAAATGCACCCAGGGGAGAAACCAATTGGAGGAAATAAGGGTCCTAAGCAGAAAGATCATATTCATATGGAAAGTCCAATAGAAAACAAAGAGGTTTATCAGTGCCGTCTCTGCAATGCGAAGCTCTCTTCACTTATTGAACAGGGAAATCATGAGCAACTCTGTAGAAATGCTACTCTTTGTCCTTACTGCAGCCTTAGATTTACTTCTCCAGAGTTGAGGCATGAGCATGAAAGCAAGTGTGAATACAAGAAGCTTACGTGTCTTGAGTGTATGCGTACCTTTAAATCATCCTTTAGCATTTGGCGTCATCAAGTTGAAGTTCACAATCAAAACACAATGGCTCCATCAGAGAACTTTTCTTTACCTATCCTGGATCACAATGGAGAAGTGACTAGTTCATCAAGATTGCCTCCTCCATCAGAATCtaataaaatgaataattttgttGCTGCAAAGGAAGATGGTGTATTCAGTGATTCGTCAGAACAAATAAATTTTGATTCTGAAGATTCTTCTTGCCTACCTGAAGACTTAAGTGTGTCGAAGCAGTTtaaaattaagatcaaagaagAGCCTGCAGATGATATAGAGGATGAGGTCACTGAAGCTAGCAGAGAACCGAAGGAAGTCGTCTCCAACAAAGATGCTGGTTTGTGGCCTTGCGAAAAGTGTGGGAAGATTTTCACTGTACGTAAACAGCTGGAGCGTCACcaagagctcttgtgctctgtgAAGCCTTTTATTTGTCATGTGTGTAACAAGGCCTTCCGAACCAATTTCCGACTGTGGAGTCACTTCCAGTCTCATATGTCGCAGGCGGCAGAGGAGTCCGCAAATAAGGAGCCTGAGATATGTCCAACAGCTAATTCCCCATCACCACCACCCTTAcctccacccccacccctccccaaaATCCAGCCTTTGGAGCCTGATAGTCCGACAGGCTTGTCTGAAAGCTCCACTACTACTGAAAAATTATTTGTACCACAGGAGTCAGATACACTCTTCTATCATGCTCCACCACTCTCGGCAATCACGTTCAAAAGACAATACATGTGTAAACTCTGTCATAGGACTTTCAAGACGGCTTTTAGTCTATGGAGCCATGAACAGACACACAATTAG